In a single window of the Agrobacterium fabrum str. C58 genome:
- the nusA gene encoding transcription termination factor NusA codes for MAVSANRLELLQIADAVAREKVIDREIVLAAMADAIQKAARSRYGSETNIRADINSKTGEIRLQRLLEVVEAAEDYSTQIPLELARDRNPDAKLGDFIADPLPPMDFGRIAAQSAKQVIVQKVREAERDRQYDEFKDRIGEIVNGTVKRVEYGNVIVDLGRGEGIIRRDEMIPRENMRYGDRVRAYVYDVRREQRGPQIFLSRTHPQFMVKLFTMEVPEIYDGIIQIKSVARDPGSRAKIAVISNDSSIDPVGACVGMRGSRVQAVVGELQGEKIDIIPWSQEPASFIVNALQPAEVAKVVLDEESERIEVVVPDEQLSLAIGRRGQNVRLASQLTGWDIDIMTEQEESERRQKEFNERTALFMEALDVDEMVGQVLASEGFAQVEELAYVDLDEITSIDGFDEDTADEIQTRAREYLERLEAEMDAKRKELGVTDELRQIDGLTSQMMVALGEDGIKTIEDFAGCAADDLVGWSERKDGETKKFEGIFSKLDVSRVEAENMVVQARLLAGWITAEELASEQEVEAEAAEEADTAEQE; via the coding sequence ATGGCAGTGAGTGCTAACCGGCTTGAGCTTCTGCAGATCGCCGATGCTGTGGCGCGCGAAAAGGTCATCGACCGCGAAATCGTGCTTGCCGCAATGGCCGACGCTATCCAGAAAGCCGCCCGCTCGCGCTATGGTTCGGAAACCAACATCCGCGCCGACATCAACTCCAAGACCGGCGAAATCCGCCTGCAGCGTCTTCTGGAAGTGGTGGAAGCAGCCGAAGACTATTCGACCCAGATTCCGCTCGAACTTGCCCGCGACCGCAACCCCGACGCCAAGCTCGGCGACTTCATCGCCGATCCGCTGCCGCCGATGGATTTCGGCCGTATCGCTGCCCAGTCCGCCAAGCAGGTCATCGTGCAGAAGGTACGTGAAGCCGAGCGCGATCGTCAGTATGACGAGTTCAAGGACCGCATCGGCGAAATCGTCAACGGCACCGTGAAGCGCGTCGAATATGGCAATGTCATCGTCGATCTCGGCCGTGGCGAAGGCATCATCCGTCGCGACGAGATGATCCCGCGCGAAAACATGCGTTATGGCGACCGCGTTCGCGCCTATGTCTACGACGTTCGCCGCGAACAGCGTGGCCCGCAGATTTTCCTGTCGCGTACCCATCCGCAGTTCATGGTGAAGCTGTTCACCATGGAAGTCCCGGAAATCTACGACGGCATCATCCAGATCAAGTCGGTTGCCCGTGACCCCGGTTCGCGCGCCAAAATCGCCGTCATCTCGAACGATAGCTCGATCGATCCGGTCGGCGCCTGCGTCGGTATGCGCGGTTCGCGCGTTCAGGCCGTTGTCGGCGAACTCCAGGGCGAGAAGATCGACATCATTCCGTGGAGCCAGGAACCGGCTTCCTTCATCGTCAACGCCCTGCAGCCGGCGGAAGTCGCCAAAGTCGTTCTGGATGAAGAATCCGAGCGTATCGAAGTGGTTGTTCCCGACGAGCAGCTGTCGCTCGCCATCGGCCGCCGCGGTCAGAACGTGCGTCTGGCATCGCAGCTGACCGGCTGGGATATCGACATCATGACCGAGCAGGAAGAATCCGAGCGTCGCCAGAAGGAATTCAACGAGCGCACGGCACTCTTCATGGAAGCGCTGGATGTCGACGAAATGGTCGGCCAGGTTCTGGCTTCGGAAGGGTTCGCGCAGGTTGAAGAACTGGCCTATGTCGATCTCGACGAAATTACCTCGATCGATGGCTTCGACGAAGACACTGCTGATGAAATCCAGACCCGCGCCCGCGAATATCTGGAACGGCTGGAAGCCGAAATGGACGCCAAGCGCAAGGAACTCGGCGTTACCGACGAGCTGCGCCAGATCGATGGCCTGACCTCGCAGATGATGGTCGCGCTCGGTGAAGACGGCATCAAGACCATCGAGGACTTTGCCGGCTGCGCAGCGGACGATCTGGTCGGCTGGAGCGAACGCAAGGACGGCGAGACGAAGAAGTTCGAAGGCATCTTCTCCAAGCTCGATGTTTCGCGCGTCGAAGCCGAGAACATGGTGGTGCAGGCCCGTCTTCTGGCAGGCTGGATCACCGCTGAAGAGCTTGCTTCCGAACAGGAAGTCGAGGCGGAAGCTGCCGAGGAGGCGGATACCGCCGAACAGGAATGA
- the rimP gene encoding ribosome maturation factor RimP, with the protein MADTAQEPRLITETGIDQRIAEIIEPVLTGMGYLLVRVRLSNQNGMTLQVMAEREDGTMNVQDCEAISMAISPVLDVEDPVEKAYHLEVSSPGIDRPMVRKTDFTRWQGHLVKVETSILVENRKRFRGKIVEVDADSFKLERDQIAYGEEPTVVVPFNALSDAKLILTDDLIRDALRADKAAKAAAANQNDENEADED; encoded by the coding sequence ATGGCAGACACCGCACAAGAACCGCGACTGATAACCGAAACGGGCATTGACCAGCGCATTGCCGAGATCATCGAGCCTGTTCTGACGGGCATGGGATATCTCCTGGTGCGCGTGCGGCTCTCCAACCAGAACGGCATGACGCTGCAGGTGATGGCCGAGCGGGAAGACGGAACGATGAACGTTCAGGACTGTGAGGCCATCTCCATGGCGATTTCACCGGTTCTTGATGTGGAAGATCCGGTCGAGAAAGCGTATCATCTCGAAGTTTCCTCGCCCGGCATCGACCGGCCGATGGTTCGTAAAACGGATTTCACCCGCTGGCAGGGCCATCTGGTGAAGGTCGAGACCTCCATTCTGGTCGAAAACCGCAAGCGGTTTCGCGGCAAGATCGTTGAGGTCGATGCGGATAGTTTCAAGCTGGAACGCGATCAGATTGCCTATGGCGAAGAGCCGACGGTCGTCGTTCCGTTCAATGCGCTTTCCGATGCGAAGCTCATTCTGACGGACGACCTTATTCGTGATGCGCTGCGGGCAGACAAGGCGGCAAAGGCCGCCGCCGCAAACCAGAACGACGAAAACGAAGCAGACGAAGACTAA
- a CDS encoding MFS transporter, producing the protein MPDRKSPLAPLRHLTYRRIWIASLASNFGGLIQAVGAAWMMTSLSSSENMIALVQASTSLPIMMFSLISGALADSFDRRRIMISAQLLMLTASVLLTVFAWSGWLTPWLLLFFTFMIGCGTALNNPSWQASVGEMVPREDLPAAVTLNSVGFNITRSVGPAIGGIIVAAAGAAAAFFVNALSYFTLIYALFRWQPPKYASTLPREQLLAAISAGMRYVAMSPNIGKVLVRGFLFGLSASAILALMPIVARDLVEGGPLTYGVMLGAFGVGAIGGALVSARLREVMSSEWIVRVAFLGFAFSSGVTAVSTSSIITSLVLAIAGACWVLALSLFNTIVQLSTPRWVVGRALSLYQTLTFGGIAVGSWLWGELAEDYGISYSLLCSCVLMLLGVVVGLKLAMPAFASLNLDPLNRFVEPPLRLDVKPRSGPIAILIDYEIHDEDLGEFLPLMAERRRIRLRDGARNWNLMRDLENPDIWTESYHVPTWVEYVRHNHRRTQADAEAWDRLLELHRGKTRPRVHRMIERQTIPPTDDIFHKPHTDQH; encoded by the coding sequence GTGCCTGACCGTAAATCGCCACTCGCGCCTTTAAGGCATTTGACTTACAGACGAATCTGGATCGCGAGCCTTGCCTCGAATTTCGGCGGATTGATCCAGGCGGTGGGTGCCGCGTGGATGATGACCTCGCTTTCGAGTTCGGAAAACATGATCGCGCTGGTGCAGGCTTCCACCTCTTTGCCGATCATGATGTTCTCGCTGATTTCAGGCGCGCTGGCCGACAGTTTCGACCGTCGCCGCATTATGATTTCGGCGCAGCTTCTGATGCTGACGGCCTCCGTGCTGCTCACCGTCTTTGCCTGGTCCGGCTGGCTCACGCCCTGGCTGCTGTTGTTCTTCACCTTCATGATCGGCTGCGGAACGGCGCTCAACAATCCCTCCTGGCAGGCCTCGGTCGGCGAAATGGTGCCGCGTGAGGATTTGCCCGCCGCCGTGACGCTGAACAGCGTCGGCTTCAACATCACCCGCAGCGTCGGCCCGGCCATCGGCGGTATCATCGTTGCCGCCGCCGGTGCTGCTGCCGCCTTTTTCGTGAATGCGCTGAGCTATTTCACCCTGATCTATGCGCTGTTTCGCTGGCAGCCGCCCAAATATGCGTCGACCCTGCCGCGCGAGCAGCTTCTGGCCGCCATCTCGGCCGGCATGCGTTACGTGGCGATGTCGCCCAATATCGGCAAGGTGCTGGTGCGCGGCTTTCTCTTCGGCCTCTCCGCCAGTGCCATTCTTGCCCTGATGCCCATTGTCGCCCGCGATCTGGTCGAGGGCGGCCCGCTGACCTACGGCGTCATGCTGGGTGCCTTCGGCGTCGGCGCCATTGGCGGTGCGCTCGTCAGCGCCCGGTTGCGGGAAGTCATGTCCAGCGAATGGATCGTGCGTGTTGCCTTTCTGGGCTTCGCTTTCAGCTCCGGCGTAACGGCGGTCAGCACCAGTTCGATTATCACCTCGCTGGTTCTCGCCATAGCCGGTGCCTGCTGGGTGCTGGCGCTATCGCTCTTCAACACGATCGTCCAGCTGTCCACCCCGCGCTGGGTGGTCGGCCGGGCGCTGTCGCTCTATCAGACGCTCACCTTCGGCGGCATCGCTGTCGGCAGCTGGCTGTGGGGCGAGTTGGCGGAAGATTACGGCATTTCCTATTCGCTTCTCTGTTCGTGCGTGCTGATGCTGCTCGGCGTTGTCGTCGGCCTCAAGCTCGCCATGCCCGCCTTCGCTTCGCTCAATCTCGATCCGCTCAATCGTTTCGTGGAGCCGCCGCTGAGACTCGACGTCAAGCCGCGTAGTGGACCCATCGCCATTCTGATCGATTATGAAATCCATGATGAGGATCTTGGCGAATTCCTGCCGCTGATGGCGGAGCGCCGCCGCATCCGTCTGCGCGATGGCGCACGCAACTGGAACCTGATGCGCGATCTCGAAAACCCCGATATCTGGACGGAAAGTTACCACGTGCCGACATGGGTGGAATATGTCCGCCACAACCATCGTCGCACCCAGGCGGATGCGGAAGCCTGGGACCGGCTACTGGAGCTTCACCGCGGCAAGACGCGGCCGCGGGTGCACCGGATGATCGAACGGCAGACCATTCCGCCAACCGACGATATCTTTCACAAGCCCCATACCGACCAGCATTAA
- a CDS encoding lytic murein transglycosylase — protein MPHRFATKALAAILSVFSATTVLAQSAPKGAAAAKYDADFNAWLKKEIWPEARKAGISQETLEATLSGLSISWNLPDLVIPGQKPPKEQSQSQAEFSSPGAYFSEKRLQGLAVTGRSLAATHAATLRRIETKYGVPGDIVVAIWGRESGFGRAKLPHSVVDVLATKAYMSTRKEMFRTELIDALKIVESGDIAASRMMGSWAGALGQPQFMPSSYLKYAVDFDGDGHRDIWNSVPDALASIANYLSQRGWQRNRDWGFEVSIPANVSCAQEGPDLARPVADWAKMGITRISGKAFPVNDLTADGMMLVPAGRHGPEFVVTPNFYVIKEYNNSDLYALFIGNLADRIAHGAGPFKGEWGNVGSMLRSDVLTMQKALVAKGYDVGKADGLAGFKTRRSLGDWQSKNGLAPTCFPDATLKAKLK, from the coding sequence ATGCCACACCGATTTGCTACCAAGGCACTGGCCGCCATTCTTTCCGTTTTTTCAGCAACGACAGTTCTTGCACAGTCCGCCCCGAAAGGTGCTGCTGCCGCCAAATATGATGCAGACTTCAATGCCTGGCTGAAAAAGGAAATCTGGCCGGAGGCCCGCAAGGCCGGCATTTCCCAAGAGACGCTGGAGGCCACGCTCAGCGGTCTTTCCATCAGCTGGAACCTGCCCGATCTTGTCATTCCCGGTCAGAAACCGCCGAAGGAACAGAGCCAGAGCCAGGCGGAATTCTCCTCGCCTGGCGCTTATTTCTCCGAAAAGCGGTTACAGGGGCTTGCCGTTACCGGCCGTTCGCTTGCGGCCACGCACGCAGCGACGCTGCGCAGGATCGAGACGAAATATGGTGTTCCCGGCGATATCGTCGTTGCGATCTGGGGCCGCGAATCCGGTTTTGGTCGGGCAAAATTGCCGCATTCGGTGGTCGATGTGCTGGCCACGAAAGCCTATATGTCGACCCGCAAGGAGATGTTCCGCACCGAGCTGATCGATGCGCTGAAGATCGTCGAAAGCGGCGATATAGCGGCTTCACGCATGATGGGCTCCTGGGCCGGCGCGCTTGGCCAGCCGCAATTCATGCCGTCGAGCTATCTCAAATATGCCGTGGATTTCGATGGCGATGGCCACCGCGATATCTGGAATTCGGTGCCGGATGCACTGGCATCCATAGCGAACTATCTTTCCCAGCGCGGCTGGCAGCGCAATCGCGACTGGGGCTTCGAAGTCTCCATCCCCGCCAATGTTTCCTGCGCGCAGGAAGGCCCTGATCTGGCCCGACCGGTGGCCGACTGGGCGAAGATGGGCATTACCCGCATTTCCGGAAAAGCCTTTCCTGTCAATGACCTGACCGCCGACGGCATGATGCTGGTGCCGGCCGGGCGCCATGGGCCGGAATTCGTGGTGACGCCGAATTTCTATGTCATCAAGGAATATAATAATTCTGACCTCTACGCGCTCTTCATTGGCAATCTCGCCGACCGCATCGCCCATGGGGCGGGACCGTTCAAGGGGGAATGGGGCAATGTCGGGTCAATGCTGCGCTCCGACGTGCTGACCATGCAGAAGGCTCTGGTCGCCAAGGGTTACGATGTCGGCAAGGCGGACGGGCTGGCGGGCTTCAAGACGCGCCGCTCACTCGGTGACTGGCAGTCGAAAAACGGCCTTGCACCGACATGTTTTCCCGATGCGACACTGAAGGCGAAGCTGAAATAA
- the recR gene encoding recombination mediator RecR has protein sequence MAKRVTGPEIEKLIQLLAKVPGLGPRSARRAALHLIKKKEQLLGPLGHAMGEAYDKVKICSCCGNVDTIDPCTVCADDRRDQSVIIVVEDVSDLWALERAGAMNTAYHVLGGTLSPLDGVGPEDLNIKGLIDRVSAGGIRELIIAVNATVEGQATAHYITDRLSGLGIKITRLAHGVPVGGELDYLDEGTLTAALRARTTI, from the coding sequence ATGGCAAAACGAGTCACCGGTCCCGAAATTGAAAAACTGATCCAGCTTCTGGCAAAAGTGCCGGGGCTTGGCCCCCGCTCGGCGCGGCGGGCGGCATTGCATCTCATCAAGAAGAAAGAACAGCTTCTCGGGCCGCTCGGCCATGCCATGGGCGAAGCCTATGACAAGGTGAAGATCTGCTCCTGCTGCGGCAATGTCGATACGATCGATCCCTGCACTGTCTGCGCCGATGACCGGCGTGACCAGTCCGTCATCATCGTGGTGGAAGACGTGTCGGATCTCTGGGCACTGGAGCGGGCGGGCGCGATGAACACAGCCTATCACGTTCTGGGTGGCACACTGTCACCGCTCGATGGCGTCGGACCGGAGGACCTGAACATCAAGGGCCTGATCGACCGCGTGAGTGCTGGCGGCATTCGCGAGCTCATCATCGCCGTCAATGCGACGGTGGAAGGACAGGCGACTGCCCATTACATCACAGACCGCCTCTCCGGCCTCGGCATCAAGATCACGAGGCTCGCCCATGGCGTGCCTGTGGGCGGTGAGCTTGATTATCTCGACGAGGGCACATTGACGGCGGCGCTTCGGGCGCGAACGACGATCTGA